The genomic window CAGGTAAAACGCGGCGGCGACTGCACTCGCTCGCGTAGCAGACAGGTCCCACCGCTCCGGTGTATTGGGCCTGGAGGTCTGGGTGTGCCCCTCGATCCGGATCCGCTTCCAGTTCTTTTTCTGAGAGCGCAGCACCTGAGCGAAATCCACCAGGGCGGTCTCTCCCTCAGGCGTCAGAACAGCGCTCTCACCGACAAACATGTTCTCCGAACGAAAAACCCAACGCTGGGCGCCTGGAGGATCGTTGCGTTGCACGGGTGACAGGAGCTGAGGCCGCACCGAAAGCGGCGCACGCCGGACAGCAGCGACGACTAGCTCCTGGGCCTTGCGGTACTTCACCTGATCCCAGCCCGCTTGCCCCACCGCCAGAATACCGCCGATGAAAAAAATCAGGACAAAAATCAGGTTCAGCGTCAGGTCACTGAAAGCGATGTAAGGGTTGGTGTCGCCCCGAAGACGCGACGTGCTCATCCTTCCCTCCAGGCACGGCGGCGCTCAATCCCCACTTTGTACCTCGGCGCGCGAGCGGCTCAGGGCGCGGGACAATTCGCTGAAGGAGTGATCGAGACGTGCGGCGTAATTGCTCTGCTCGGTGCGGAAGGTCTGGCCCGACTCTTCAAAGCTGTTACTTGCCCGGCCCAGTTGATCGCCGACACGGGTGATCTGCTTGAGCAGTTCGGACGTGGTGGCCTGCACCGTGTCCTGGAGGCGACTGACCGTCGTCGCTTGCTGAGCGAGGTTCTGCTGCAACTCCGTGCTGCTCGTGCGCAGGGACGAGGCGGCGCTTTCCTGAGCCTGCACCAGGTCCGACACGCCGCGACTCAGGCCCACAGTGAGTTCCTTGACAGACGTGTCCATCTGCCCGAAAACTTGCTCAATCTGTACACTGGTGTCCGAGAGTTGCGTCAGGCTCTGGCCCAGAGTGTCGCCCGCCTTGCCGAGCACGCTTTCGAGTTGGACCGCCACGTCTTGCAGCCTCTTGTGAATGTCCTGAAAGCTATTGCCCGCGTCGCGCAGGTAGCGGCCCATGCGCTCCATTTGCGAAGTGATGGCGCGGGGGAAGGTGGCTGGGACAAGTTCGGCGTGTACAAAGGCGTTGAGTTCGTCCTCAAAGGTTTCCTGCGCGCGGGCGGCCAGCGCAAAGGCTACCCCGGTGCCCAGGCTTAGCAGGATGCCCCACAGACTTGCCCCAAACGCCCCCTGCATGACACTCATGGTGCTGGCA from Deinococcus radiodurans R1 = ATCC 13939 = DSM 20539 includes these protein-coding regions:
- a CDS encoding OmpA family protein; protein product: MSTSRLRGDTNPYIAFSDLTLNLIFVLIFFIGGILAVGQAGWDQVKYRKAQELVVAAVRRAPLSVRPQLLSPVQRNDPPGAQRWVFRSENMFVGESAVLTPEGETALVDFAQVLRSQKKNWKRIRIEGHTQTSRPNTPERWDLSATRASAVAAAFYLRGGISPNRLAVAARGGQTPFNGHKFAPQNERVEIVVEYAQKSTP